A genome region from Rhinopithecus roxellana isolate Shanxi Qingling chromosome 10, ASM756505v1, whole genome shotgun sequence includes the following:
- the AQP5 gene encoding aquaporin-5, translating to MRGVRDAGPVYTAAWVTWPGRAGSCPGRGAGVAPRLRWAAGSGGPAAAWSLPSRAPRWPLSVGAAPFPPAPAPRPAPRPVYSAPQQGPRQAASLAVGAGQCAAPRSQAPAPAACTSSAACDPTGAPRRGRRRQAPAATMKKEVCSVAFLKAVFAEFLATLIFVFFGLGSALKWPSALPTILQIALAFGLAIGTLAQALGPVSGGHINPAITLALLVGNQISLLRAFFYVAAQLVGAIAGAGILYGVAPLNARGNLAINALNNNTTQGQAMVVELILTFQLALCIFASTDSRRTSPVGSPALSIGLSVTLGHLVGIYFTGCSMNPARSFGPAVVMNRFSPAHWVFWVGPIVGAVLAAILYFYLLFPNSLSLSERVAIIKGTYEPDEDWEEQREERKKTMELTAR from the exons ATGCGCGGGGTCCGGGACGCGGGGCCCGTCTACACCGCCGCCTGGGTCACGTGGCCCGGACGGGCAGGCAGCTGCCCGGGCCGGGGGGCGGGGGTCGCGCCGAGGTTGCGCTGGGCGGCGGGAAGCGGCGGGCCCGCGGCGGCCTGGAGCCTCCCAAGCCGTGCGCCGCGCTGGCCCCTGAGCGTGGGAGCCGCCCCCTTCCCCCCCGCGCCGgccccgcgcccggccccccgCCCCGTATATAGCGCGCCCCAGCAGGGCCCGCGCCAGGCCGCCAGCCTCGCAGTGGGCGCGGGACAGTGCGCGGCGCCACGCAGCCaggcccccgcccccgccgcctgCACCTCCTCAGCCGCCTGCGACCCAACGGGCGCCCcccgccgcggccgccgccgccaGGCCCCCGCGGCCACCATGAAGAAGGAGGTGTGCTCCGTGGCCTTCCTCAAGGCCGTGTTCGCCGAGTTCTTGGCCACCCTCATCTTCGTCTTCTTCGGCCTGGGCTCGGCCCTCAAGTGGCCGTCGGCGCTGCCCACCATCCTGCAGATCGCGCTGGCCTTTGGCCTGGCCATAGGCACGCTGGCCCAGGCCCTGGGACCCGTGAGCGGCGGCCACATCAACCCTGCCATCACCCTGGCCCTCTTGGTGGGCAACCAGATCTCGTTGCTCCGGGCTTTCTTCTACGTGGCGGCCCAGCTGGTGGGCGCCATTGCCGGGGCCGGCATCCTCTACGGTGTGGCACCGCTCAATGCCCGGGGCAATCTGGCCATCAACGCG CTCAACAACAACACAACGCAGGGCCAGGCCATGGTGGTGGAGCTGATTCTGACCTTCCAGCTGGCACTCTGCATCTTCGCCTCCACTGACTCCCGTCGCACCAGCCCTGTGGGCTCCCCAGCCCTGTCCATTGGCCTGTCTGTCACCCTGGGCCACCTTGTCGGG ATCTACTTCACTGGCTGCTCCATGAACCCAGCACGTTCTTTTGGCCCTGCAGTGGTCATGAATCGGTTCAGCCCCGCTCACTGG GTCTTCTGGGTAGGGCCCATCGTGGGGGCAGTCCTCGCTGCCATCCTCTATTTCTACCTGCTCTTCCCCAACTCCCTGAGCCTGAGTGAGCGTGTGGCCATCATCAAAGGCACGTATGAGCCTGACGAGGACTGGGAGGAGCAGCGGGAGGAGCGGAAGAAGACCATGGAACTGACTGCCCGCTGA
- the AQP2 gene encoding aquaporin-2, whose product MWELRSIAFSRAVFAEFLATLLFVFFGLGSALNWPQALPSVLQIAMAFGLGIGTLVQALGHVSGAHINPAVTVACLVGCHVSFLRATFYVAAQLLGAVAGAALLHEITPADIRGDLAVNALSNSTTAGQAVTVELFLTLQLVLCIFASTDERRGENPGTPALSIGFSVALGHLLGIHYTGCSMNPARSLAPAVVTGKFDDHWVFWIGPLVGAILGSLLYNYVLFPPAKSLSERLAVLKGLEPDTDWEEREVRRRQSVELHSPQSLPRGTKA is encoded by the exons ATGTGGGAGCTCCGCTCCATAGCCTTCTCCAGGGCCGTGTTCGCAGAGTTCCTGGCCACactcctctttgttttctttggccTCGGCTCGGCCCTCAACTGGCCACAGGCCCTGCCCTCTGTGCTACAGATCGCCATGGCATTCGGCTTGGGTATTGGCACCCTGGTACAGGCTCTGGGCCACGTAAGCGGGGCCCACATCAACCCAGCCGTGACTGTGGCCTGCCTGGTGGGCTGCCATGTCTCCTTTCTCCGAGCCACCTTCTACGTGGCTGCCCAGCTGCTGGGGGCTGTGGCCGGAGCTGCTCTGCTCCATGAGATCACGCCAGCAGACATCCGCGGGGACCTGGCTGTCAATGCT CTCAGCAACAGCACGACAGCTGGCCAGGCGGTGACTGTGGAGCTCTTCCTGACGCTGCAGCTGGTGCTCTGCATCTTTGCCTCCACCGATGAGCGCCGTGGAGAGAACCCGGGCACCCCTGCTCTCTCCATAGGCTTCTCCGTGGCCCTGGGCCACCTCCTGGGG ATCCACTACACCGGCTGCTCTATGAATCCCGCCCGCTCCCTGGCTCCAGCTGTCGTCACTGGCAAATTTGATGACCACTGG GTCTTCTGGATCGGACCCCTGGTGGGCGCCATCCTGGGCTCCCTCCTCTACAACTACGTGCTGTTCCCGCCAGCCAAGAGCCTGTCGGAGCGCCTGGCAGTGCTGAAGGGCCTGGAGCCGGACACCGACTGGGAGGAGCGCGAGGTGCGGCGGCGGCAGTCGGTGGAGCTGCACTCGCCGCAGAGCCTCCCACGGGGCACCAAGGCCTGA